A window of the Acidovorax sp. YS12 genome harbors these coding sequences:
- the rplO gene encoding 50S ribosomal protein L15 encodes MELNSIKPAAGAKHAKRRVGRGIGSGLGKTAGRGHKGQKSRSGGYHKVGFEGGQMPLQRRLPKRGFKSQSLKFNAEVTLRTLEQLGLAEVDVAALKQAGLVPAIAQVVKVVKRGELTKAVKLTGVGATAGAKAAIEAAGGSLA; translated from the coding sequence ATGGAACTCAATAGCATCAAGCCTGCAGCGGGTGCCAAGCACGCCAAGCGCCGCGTGGGCCGTGGCATCGGCTCCGGCCTGGGCAAGACCGCCGGCCGTGGCCACAAGGGCCAGAAGTCGCGTTCGGGCGGCTACCACAAGGTAGGCTTCGAAGGCGGCCAGATGCCGCTGCAGCGTCGTCTGCCCAAGCGCGGTTTCAAGTCGCAGTCGCTGAAGTTCAATGCCGAAGTGACCCTGCGCACGCTGGAGCAGCTCGGCCTGGCCGAAGTCGATGTCGCCGCCCTGAAGCAGGCAGGTCTCGTGCCCGCCATTGCCCAGGTGGTGAAGGTCGTCAAGCGCGGTGAACTCACCAAGGCCGTGAAGCTCACGGGCGTCGGTGCCACCGCAGGTGCCAAGGCTGCCATCGAGGCGGCTGGCGGCAGCTTGGCCTGA
- the secY gene encoding preprotein translocase subunit SecY has translation MATSAAQIAKTGKFGDLRRRLVFLLLALVVYRIGAHIPVPGIDPAQLQQLFNGQQGGILNLFNMFSGGALSRFTVFALGIMPYISASIIMQLMTYVVPTFEQLKKEGEAGRRKITQYTRYGTLGLAIFQSLGIAVALESSAGLVLSPGFGFRLTAVVSLTAGTMFLMWLGEQITERGLGNGISILIFGGIAAGLPGSIGGLLELVRTGAMSIIAAIFIVVVVGLVTYFVVFVERGQRKILVNYARRQVGNKVYGGQSSHLPLKLNMAGVIPPIFASSIILLPATVVNWFSAGESMRWLRDISSTLTPGQPIYVLLYAAAIIFFCFFYTALVFNSRETADNLKKSGAFIPGIRPGEQTARYIDKILVRLTLVGAVYITFVCLLPEFLILKYNVPFYFGGTSLLIIVVVTMDFMAQVQNYMMSQQYESLLKKANFKTTLNG, from the coding sequence GTGGCTACTAGCGCAGCTCAGATCGCAAAAACCGGCAAGTTCGGCGATTTGCGTCGCCGCCTGGTTTTTCTGTTGCTCGCGCTGGTCGTGTACCGCATCGGGGCGCATATCCCCGTTCCGGGCATCGACCCGGCGCAACTGCAGCAGCTGTTCAATGGCCAGCAAGGCGGCATCCTGAACCTGTTCAACATGTTCTCGGGTGGGGCGCTTTCGCGCTTCACGGTCTTCGCGCTGGGGATCATGCCGTACATCTCGGCATCGATCATCATGCAGCTGATGACCTACGTCGTTCCGACGTTCGAGCAACTGAAGAAGGAAGGCGAAGCGGGCCGCCGCAAGATCACCCAGTACACCCGTTACGGGACGCTGGGCCTGGCGATTTTCCAGTCCCTCGGCATCGCCGTGGCGCTGGAAAGCTCTGCCGGCCTGGTGTTGAGCCCTGGTTTCGGCTTCCGCCTCACGGCGGTGGTCAGCCTCACGGCGGGGACCATGTTCCTGATGTGGCTGGGCGAGCAAATCACCGAGCGCGGTCTGGGCAACGGGATTTCGATCCTGATCTTCGGCGGTATCGCCGCGGGTCTGCCAGGCTCCATCGGCGGGTTGCTGGAACTGGTGCGTACCGGTGCCATGAGCATCATCGCGGCCATCTTCATCGTGGTGGTGGTGGGCCTGGTGACCTACTTCGTGGTGTTCGTCGAACGTGGCCAGCGCAAGATCCTCGTGAACTATGCGCGGCGCCAGGTGGGCAACAAGGTGTATGGCGGCCAGTCTTCGCATCTGCCGCTGAAGCTGAACATGGCGGGGGTGATTCCTCCGATCTTCGCTTCGTCGATCATCCTGCTGCCCGCGACGGTCGTGAACTGGTTCAGCGCAGGCGAGTCGATGCGCTGGCTGCGCGACATCTCCAGCACGCTGACCCCCGGCCAGCCGATCTATGTCCTGTTGTACGCAGCGGCCATCATCTTCTTCTGCTTCTTCTATACCGCGCTGGTTTTCAACAGCCGCGAGACGGCAGACAACCTGAAGAAGAGCGGCGCCTTCATCCCGGGCATCCGCCCTGGTGAGCAGACTGCGCGCTATATCGACAAGATCCTGGTTCGGCTGACGCTGGTGGGTGCGGTGTACATCACCTTCGTGTGCCTGCTGCCGGAGTTCCTGATCCTGAAGTACAACGTTCCGTTCTACTTT
- the rpsE gene encoding 30S ribosomal protein S5 produces the protein MAKFSPKVQDEGRDDGLREKMIAVNRVTKVVKGGRILGFAALTVVGDGDGRVGMGKGKSKEVPAAVQKAMEEARRNMVKVSLKNGTIHHNVTGHHGAAVVMMAPAPKGTGIIAGGPMRAVFEVMGITDIVAKSHGSSNPYNMVRATFDALTNSTTPAEVAAKRGKSVEDLFV, from the coding sequence ATGGCTAAATTTTCCCCCAAGGTGCAAGACGAAGGTCGTGACGACGGTCTGCGCGAAAAAATGATCGCGGTCAACCGCGTGACCAAAGTCGTGAAGGGCGGCCGTATCCTCGGCTTCGCAGCACTGACGGTGGTCGGCGACGGTGACGGCCGCGTTGGCATGGGCAAGGGCAAGTCGAAGGAAGTGCCCGCTGCCGTGCAGAAGGCAATGGAAGAAGCCCGCCGCAACATGGTGAAGGTGTCGCTGAAGAACGGCACGATTCACCATAACGTGACCGGCCACCATGGCGCTGCGGTCGTGATGATGGCTCCGGCTCCCAAGGGTACCGGCATCATCGCCGGCGGCCCGATGCGCGCCGTGTTCGAAGTGATGGGCATCACCGACATCGTGGCCAAGAGCCATGGTTCGTCCAACCCCTACAACATGGTCCGCGCCACGTTCGACGCCCTGACCAACTCCACCACCCCGGCGGAAGTGGCAGCCAAGCGCGGCAAGTCGGTCGAAGACCTGTTCGTCTGA
- the rplR gene encoding 50S ribosomal protein L18 has protein sequence MLNKKEQRLRRARQTRIRIAQQGVARLSVNRTNLHIYASVISGCGTKVLASASTAEAEVRTQLGAAGKGGNVAAATLIGKRIAEKAKAAGVEKVAFDRAGFAYHGRVKALADAAREAGLQF, from the coding sequence ATGTTGAACAAGAAAGAGCAGCGTCTGCGTCGTGCCCGTCAGACCCGTATTCGCATCGCCCAGCAAGGCGTTGCCCGCCTGTCGGTGAACCGCACCAACCTCCACATCTACGCCAGCGTGATTTCTGGCTGCGGCACCAAGGTGCTGGCCTCTGCCTCCACGGCGGAAGCCGAAGTGCGCACCCAGCTGGGTGCCGCTGGCAAGGGTGGCAACGTGGCCGCCGCCACGCTGATCGGCAAGCGCATTGCCGAGAAGGCGAAGGCCGCCGGTGTTGAGAAGGTTGCTTTCGACCGTGCAGGTTTCGCCTACCACGGCCGCGTCAAGGCCCTGGCCGACGCAGCCCGTGAAGCAGGTCTGCAGTTCTAA
- the rpmD gene encoding 50S ribosomal protein L30, producing the protein MTTQQTVKIQLVRSPIGTKQSHRDTVRGLGLRKLNSVSELQDTPAVRGMINKISYLVKVL; encoded by the coding sequence ATGACGACACAACAAACTGTCAAGATTCAGCTGGTTCGCAGCCCGATCGGCACCAAGCAGTCGCACCGCGACACGGTGCGTGGCCTGGGCCTGCGCAAGCTGAACAGCGTGAGCGAGCTGCAGGACACGCCTGCGGTGCGCGGCATGATCAACAAGATCAGCTATCTGGTCAAAGTCCTCTGA